A region from the Janthinobacterium agaricidamnosum genome encodes:
- a CDS encoding LysR family transcriptional regulator, translating to MAINEEITLKKLEVFLSFMELNNLARVADALGQSTVSVHRALHSLEDGLRCPLFKREGRSLIPLHTAYTFAESARRALAECEEGVRKVREMSGINPVRLKIGSLYSLTLHCIPQLVIALKLRRPGLDIDLTLGSNRDLLQSLADGRLDAIIIGVQEDEQHAGLVAVPLFQDDIFLAAPLASPYAGTASVDLQQLRDDKFVTLNEGFVTSQSFNHAFELAGFVPDTAMRVGDIFSLINLVSGGIGYSLLPGRVRAFSSRIELLPLDARYGSHQQITLLMQSSRERDPNLLALAAECRLYGRGEKRADA from the coding sequence ATGGCCATCAACGAAGAAATTACCCTGAAAAAGCTGGAAGTTTTTCTCAGCTTCATGGAATTGAACAACCTGGCGCGGGTGGCCGATGCGCTGGGCCAGAGCACGGTCAGCGTGCACCGCGCCCTGCACTCGCTGGAAGACGGCTTGCGCTGCCCACTGTTCAAGCGCGAGGGGCGCAGTCTGATACCCCTGCATACGGCCTACACCTTTGCCGAATCGGCGCGGCGCGCGCTGGCCGAATGCGAGGAAGGCGTGCGCAAGGTGCGCGAAATGTCGGGCATCAACCCCGTGCGCCTGAAGATCGGTTCGCTGTATTCATTGACCCTGCACTGCATCCCGCAGCTGGTGATCGCCCTGAAACTGCGCCGGCCGGGCCTGGACATCGACCTGACCCTGGGTTCGAACCGCGACCTGCTGCAAAGCCTGGCCGACGGCCGGCTGGACGCCATCATCATCGGCGTGCAGGAAGACGAACAGCATGCGGGCCTGGTGGCCGTGCCCCTGTTCCAAGACGACATCTTCCTGGCCGCGCCGCTCGCCTCGCCCTATGCGGGAACGGCCTCGGTGGACTTGCAACAGTTGCGCGACGACAAATTCGTCACGCTCAACGAGGGATTCGTCACCTCGCAAAGCTTCAACCACGCATTCGAGCTGGCCGGCTTCGTGCCCGACACGGCCATGAGGGTGGGCGACATCTTCTCGCTGATCAACCTGGTGAGCGGCGGCATCGGCTACAGCCTGCTGCCAGGCAGAGTGCGCGCCTTCAGCTCGCGCATCGAACTGCTGCCCCTCGACGCGCGCTACGGCTCGCACCAGCAAATCACCCTGTTGATGCAGAGCAGCCGCGAGCGTGATCCCAATTTGCTGGCGCTGGCGGCGGAGTGCAGGTTGTATGGGCGTGGTGAAAAGCGCGCTGATGCATGA
- a CDS encoding biotin-independent malonate decarboxylase subunit beta codes for MSTLQQLLERDSFIERGARSRAKALLDAGSMRELLDPFCGIASPWLPQQGVTAQADDGVVVAKGLFDGQPAVVLAIEGAYQGGSMGEVGGAKIAGALELAARDNRQGVPTRAVILFETGGVRLQEANLGLAAIADIHAAIVDLRRYQPVIGITAGTVGCYGGMSIAAGLCSYVVVTREARLGLNGPAVIEQEAGVDEFDSRSKPFIWSLTGGEQRFKSGLADAYVEDDTAQMRAMVAELFARGVPARHRSDQAESYLARLADVDAAVQATPEAVRLIYSKGAAA; via the coding sequence ATGAGTACATTACAACAACTGCTTGAGCGCGACAGCTTCATCGAACGGGGGGCGCGCAGCCGCGCTAAAGCCTTGCTGGATGCGGGCAGCATGCGCGAACTGCTCGACCCGTTCTGCGGCATCGCGTCGCCGTGGCTGCCGCAGCAGGGCGTCACGGCCCAGGCGGACGACGGCGTGGTGGTGGCCAAGGGCCTGTTCGACGGCCAGCCGGCCGTGGTGCTGGCCATCGAGGGCGCCTATCAGGGCGGCAGCATGGGCGAAGTGGGCGGCGCGAAGATCGCCGGGGCGCTGGAACTGGCGGCGCGCGACAACCGCCAGGGCGTGCCGACGCGCGCCGTGATCCTGTTCGAGACGGGCGGCGTGCGCCTGCAGGAAGCCAACCTGGGCCTGGCGGCGATTGCCGACATCCATGCCGCCATCGTCGACCTGCGCCGCTACCAGCCCGTCATCGGCATCACGGCCGGCACGGTGGGCTGCTACGGCGGCATGTCGATCGCGGCGGGCCTGTGCAGCTATGTTGTCGTGACCCGCGAGGCGCGATTGGGTCTCAATGGCCCCGCCGTGATCGAGCAGGAGGCGGGCGTGGACGAATTCGACTCGCGCAGCAAGCCATTTATATGGAGCCTGACGGGCGGCGAACAGCGTTTTAAGAGCGGCCTGGCCGACGCCTATGTGGAAGACGATACGGCGCAGATGCGCGCCATGGTGGCCGAGCTGTTCGCGCGCGGCGTGCCGGCCCGGCACCGCAGCGACCAGGCGGAAAGCTACCTGGCGCGCCTGGCCGATGTCGACGCGGCCGTGCAAGCCACGCCGGAAGCCGTGCGTTTGATCTACAGCAAAGGAGCCGCAGCATGA
- a CDS encoding triphosphoribosyl-dephospho-CoA synthase, whose protein sequence is MSTMMTTMTMTPVRERAAALGRQVLQALLDEVTLTPKPGLVDLRSRGAHADLNWALMCHSACVLEPVFAAMAQAAWESGDDDGLRQRIGAIGREGEALMLAATGGVNTHRGAIWALGLLATAAAQQGARGASLTPHAVAARAGALARLHDRGAPAVTGNKGELACRQYQVDGARGQARAGFPLVTGAGLAQLRASRARGDNETTARLNALLAIISQLDDTCVLSRGGEAALLDLQAGAARVLAAGGAATNAGTQALLALEAAALARGVSPGGAADLLAATLFLDRLQEGEAHGDA, encoded by the coding sequence ATGAGCACGATGATGACGACGATGACAATGACGCCGGTGCGGGAACGCGCCGCCGCGCTGGGGCGGCAGGTGCTGCAGGCGCTGCTCGATGAAGTGACCCTGACGCCGAAACCGGGCCTGGTCGATTTGCGCAGCCGGGGCGCCCACGCGGACTTGAACTGGGCCCTGATGTGCCACTCTGCCTGCGTGCTGGAACCCGTGTTTGCCGCCATGGCCCAAGCGGCTTGGGAAAGCGGCGATGACGATGGCCTGCGCCAGCGCATCGGCGCCATCGGCCGCGAAGGCGAGGCGTTGATGCTGGCAGCGACGGGCGGCGTGAACACGCACCGGGGCGCCATCTGGGCGCTGGGCCTCCTGGCGACGGCGGCGGCGCAGCAGGGCGCGCGCGGCGCATCGCTGACGCCGCACGCCGTGGCGGCGCGGGCCGGCGCGCTGGCCCGTTTGCACGATCGTGGCGCGCCTGCCGTCACCGGCAACAAGGGCGAGCTGGCATGCCGCCAGTACCAGGTGGACGGGGCGCGGGGCCAGGCCCGCGCCGGCTTTCCCCTCGTGACGGGGGCCGGGCTGGCGCAGCTGCGCGCCTCGCGGGCGCGCGGCGACAACGAGACGACAGCGCGCCTGAATGCCTTGCTGGCGATTATCAGCCAGCTGGACGACACCTGCGTGCTGTCGCGCGGGGGCGAGGCGGCCTTGCTGGACCTGCAGGCGGGAGCGGCGCGGGTGCTGGCGGCCGGCGGCGCGGCTACCAATGCCGGAACGCAGGCGCTGCTGGCGCTGGAAGCGGCGGCGCTGGCGCGCGGCGTGTCGCCGGGCGGCGCGGCCGATCTGCTGGCGGCGACCCTGTTCCTGGACAGATTACAAGAAGGAGAAGCGCATGGAGACGCGTGA
- the mdcE gene encoding biotin-independent malonate decarboxylase subunit gamma, giving the protein MNAITDTSRGAVWLAALTHNAAPLPDYPPSVRVVDAPLAGAPARYLAVLPDPDNRFTRARTGEIGLVEAWQLARAVQQVVVEDRDLAVKRPFVAVIDVASQAYGRREEAYGIHQALAGAAGAYAEARLAGHPVIGLIVGKAMSGAFLAHGYQSNRLIALDDPQVMVHAMGKASAARITLRTVAALEALAATIPPMAYDVKNYATLGLLWQTLQVAQPDHPSAQDTAAVDACLQAALADIRADPERDLSSRLGAPHRQASAKVREVLRQQW; this is encoded by the coding sequence ATGAACGCCATCACCGACACGAGCCGCGGCGCCGTCTGGCTGGCGGCCCTGACGCACAACGCTGCGCCCCTGCCTGATTATCCACCGTCCGTGCGCGTGGTCGATGCGCCGCTGGCCGGCGCACCGGCGCGCTATCTGGCCGTGCTGCCCGACCCGGACAACCGTTTTACGCGCGCCCGCACGGGTGAAATCGGCCTGGTCGAGGCGTGGCAGCTGGCGCGCGCCGTGCAGCAGGTGGTTGTTGAAGACCGCGACCTGGCCGTCAAGCGGCCGTTTGTTGCCGTCATCGACGTGGCCAGCCAGGCGTATGGCCGGCGCGAAGAGGCGTACGGCATCCACCAGGCGCTGGCCGGCGCGGCGGGGGCTTACGCCGAGGCGCGCCTGGCCGGCCATCCCGTCATCGGCCTGATCGTCGGCAAGGCCATGTCGGGCGCGTTCCTGGCGCACGGCTACCAGTCCAACCGCCTGATCGCGCTCGACGATCCGCAAGTGATGGTGCATGCGATGGGCAAGGCCTCGGCCGCGCGCATCACCTTGCGCACGGTGGCAGCGCTCGAAGCGCTGGCCGCGACGATTCCACCGATGGCTTATGACGTCAAGAATTACGCGACCCTGGGCCTGCTGTGGCAAACCTTGCAGGTGGCGCAGCCCGACCATCCTTCGGCGCAGGACACGGCTGCCGTCGACGCCTGCCTGCAGGCGGCGCTGGCCGACATCCGCGCCGATCCGGAAAGGGACCTTTCCAGCCGCCTGGGCGCGCCGCATCGCCAGGCGTCGGCAAAAGTCAGGGAGGTGCTACGGCAGCAGTGGTAA
- the madL gene encoding malonate transporter subunit MadL: MIIYGTALLALCHLLGIFLGDLLGQLMGVKTNVGGVGIAMLLLICARLYMQRRSWLPQMTERGVEYWGAMYIPVVVAMAAQQDVVAALRGGPVAVLAAIGSVLVCGAVISLMNRMETARMENPAAAEAESMLVKEHRHA, translated from the coding sequence ATGATCATTTACGGAACCGCACTGCTGGCCCTGTGCCATTTGCTCGGCATCTTCCTGGGCGACCTGCTCGGGCAGCTGATGGGCGTCAAGACCAACGTGGGCGGCGTGGGCATCGCCATGCTGCTGCTGATCTGCGCCCGGCTCTACATGCAGCGCCGATCCTGGCTGCCGCAGATGACGGAGCGGGGCGTCGAATACTGGGGCGCCATGTATATTCCCGTGGTGGTGGCGATGGCGGCCCAGCAGGATGTGGTGGCGGCCCTGCGCGGCGGCCCAGTGGCCGTCCTCGCCGCCATCGGTTCCGTGCTCGTTTGCGGCGCCGTGATCTCGCTGATGAACCGGATGGAAACCGCGCGCATGGAAAACCCGGCCGCCGCCGAAGCGGAGTCGATGTTGGTCAAGGAGCACCGTCATGCTTGA
- the mdcA gene encoding malonate decarboxylase subunit alpha, with amino-acid sequence MMSTATAAPAQRQKQWDTRRTEKRRRLEAVRQYANGPVLQPGDMVAVLEALLAPGDRVVLEGNNQKQADFLARMLTQVNPDKIHHLHLIMPSVSLPEHLDLFERGIARKLDFSFAGTQSLRIAQFLQDGLLEVGAIHTYIELYARLFVDLTPNVVMVAGYMADRQGNLYTGPSTEDTPTLVESAAFRDGIVIAQVNQIVDDVSDLPRVDVPGSWIDFVVQSDKPFFIEPLFTRDPRVIKPVHVLMAMMAIRGVYEKHQVQSLNHGIGFNTAAIELILPTYGEQLGLKGKICRNWVLNPHPTLIPAIETGWVESVHCFGAELGMEGYAAARPDVFFTGRDGSMRSNRALCQLAGQYAVDLFIGATLQMDGLGNSSTVTNGRLAGFGGAPNMGHDPHGRRHPTPAWLDLIETDDPLARGKKLVVQMVETFQDGGQPTIVESLDAVAVGQASGMPLAPVMIYGDDVTHVLTEEGIAYLYKARSLDERKAMLAAVAGVTPIGLRHDPKTTAKLRADGLIALPEDIGVQRGAANRSLLAAKSIADLVEWSDGLYQPPAKFRSW; translated from the coding sequence ATGATGTCAACCGCCACAGCAGCGCCAGCGCAGCGGCAAAAACAATGGGACACGCGGCGCACCGAGAAACGCCGACGCCTGGAAGCCGTGCGCCAATATGCGAACGGTCCCGTGCTGCAACCGGGCGACATGGTCGCCGTGCTCGAAGCGCTGCTCGCGCCGGGCGACCGCGTCGTTCTTGAAGGCAATAACCAGAAGCAGGCCGACTTCCTCGCCCGCATGTTGACCCAGGTCAACCCCGACAAGATCCACCATCTGCACCTGATCATGCCCAGCGTCAGCCTGCCCGAGCACTTGGACCTGTTCGAGCGCGGCATCGCCCGCAAGCTCGATTTCTCGTTCGCCGGCACGCAAAGCCTGCGCATCGCCCAGTTCCTGCAGGATGGCTTGCTCGAAGTGGGCGCCATCCACACGTATATCGAGCTGTATGCGCGCCTGTTCGTCGACCTCACGCCCAACGTCGTCATGGTGGCCGGCTACATGGCCGACCGCCAGGGCAATCTGTACACGGGCCCCAGCACCGAGGACACGCCCACGCTGGTGGAATCGGCCGCCTTCCGCGACGGCATCGTCATCGCCCAGGTGAACCAGATCGTCGACGACGTCAGCGATTTGCCCCGGGTCGACGTGCCTGGCTCGTGGATCGATTTCGTGGTGCAGTCCGACAAACCGTTCTTCATCGAGCCCTTGTTTACCCGCGATCCGCGCGTGATCAAGCCCGTGCACGTGCTGATGGCCATGATGGCGATCCGCGGCGTGTATGAAAAACACCAGGTGCAGTCGCTGAACCACGGCATCGGCTTCAATACGGCCGCCATCGAGCTGATCTTGCCCACGTATGGCGAGCAACTGGGCTTGAAGGGCAAGATTTGCCGCAACTGGGTGCTCAACCCCCATCCCACCCTGATCCCCGCCATCGAGACGGGCTGGGTCGAGAGCGTGCACTGCTTCGGCGCGGAACTGGGCATGGAAGGCTATGCGGCCGCGCGGCCCGACGTGTTCTTCACGGGCCGCGACGGTTCCATGCGCTCGAACCGCGCCCTGTGCCAGCTGGCGGGCCAGTACGCGGTCGACCTGTTCATCGGCGCGACCCTGCAGATGGATGGCCTGGGCAATTCCTCGACCGTCACCAACGGCCGCCTGGCCGGGTTCGGCGGCGCGCCCAATATGGGTCATGACCCGCACGGTCGGCGCCACCCGACACCGGCCTGGCTGGACCTGATCGAGACGGACGACCCGCTGGCGCGCGGCAAGAAGCTGGTGGTGCAGATGGTCGAGACGTTCCAGGACGGCGGCCAGCCGACCATCGTCGAATCGCTCGACGCCGTGGCCGTGGGCCAAGCCAGTGGCATGCCGCTGGCGCCCGTGATGATCTATGGCGACGACGTCACCCATGTGCTGACGGAAGAGGGCATCGCCTACCTGTACAAGGCCCGTTCGCTAGACGAGCGCAAGGCCATGCTGGCGGCGGTCGCCGGCGTGACGCCCATCGGCCTGCGCCACGACCCGAAGACGACGGCCAAATTGCGCGCCGACGGCCTGATCGCGCTGCCCGAGGATATCGGCGTGCAGCGCGGCGCGGCGAACCGCTCGCTGCTGGCGGCGAAAAGCATCGCCGACCTGGTCGAGTGGTCGGACGGCCTGTATCAACCCCCCGCCAAATTCAGGAGCTGGTAA
- a CDS encoding transposase — MTLRRILGVGLLTANAAVVTIGHPAGFSSGRQFATWLGLVLSQTEIGGYVR; from the coding sequence TTGACGCTGCGCCGAATTCTTGGCGTCGGACTGCTCACAGCGAATGCAGCGGTTGTCACCATCGGTCATCCTGCCGGCTTCAGTTCCGGTCGTCAATTTGCGACATGGCTCGGCTTGGTACTAAGCCAGACTGAAATTGGTGGATACGTTCGTTAA
- a CDS encoding IS5 family transposase, translated as MWTQENRSRHQQVRTALKRGYPTDVKDEEWRLIAPLLPRQAKTGRPRKTDLRTVINALRYMVRSGCEWRMLPNDFPPYQTVYYWFRRLMRRMLFRTIHDLALMLDRMCNEREVLPSAGVVDSQSVKAPGARTRGYDAHKKLSGRKRHIAVDTDGRLLAMNLTPADIADSTGAQMVLDGLIKRWPWVKHLFGDAAYDRKQLMDKAAFLDFTVEVVRRLQGQQGFAVQPRRWVVERTFAWLMRYRRLVRDYEQRLDVSENMIYLAMGSLLLRRLNFR; from the coding sequence ATGTGGACGCAAGAGAATCGAAGCCGGCATCAGCAGGTGAGGACGGCACTTAAACGTGGCTATCCCACAGATGTGAAAGATGAAGAGTGGCGTCTGATCGCACCGCTGCTGCCAAGGCAAGCGAAGACGGGAAGACCTCGCAAAACGGATTTGCGCACGGTGATCAATGCGCTGCGTTACATGGTACGGTCCGGATGCGAGTGGCGCATGCTGCCAAATGATTTCCCGCCGTATCAGACGGTTTATTACTGGTTTCGGCGGCTGATGCGGCGCATGCTGTTTCGTACCATTCATGACTTGGCGCTGATGCTCGATCGTATGTGCAATGAACGGGAGGTGCTGCCGAGTGCCGGTGTTGTCGATAGCCAGAGCGTGAAAGCGCCAGGGGCACGAACAAGAGGCTATGACGCCCACAAGAAACTCAGCGGGCGCAAACGCCATATCGCGGTCGACACGGACGGTCGCTTACTGGCGATGAACCTGACCCCAGCCGATATTGCCGACTCCACTGGTGCTCAGATGGTGCTCGACGGCCTGATTAAACGCTGGCCATGGGTGAAGCATCTGTTTGGGGATGCGGCATATGACCGCAAACAGTTGATGGACAAGGCTGCGTTTCTTGACTTCACGGTGGAAGTCGTGCGGCGCCTGCAAGGGCAGCAAGGTTTCGCTGTTCAACCCAGGCGCTGGGTGGTCGAGCGAACGTTTGCATGGCTGATGCGTTACCGGCGCTTGGTGCGCGACTACGAGCAGCGCCTTGATGTTTCGGAAAATATGATTTACCTGGCCATGGGTTCGTTGCTGCTGCGTCGACTAAATTTCCGCTAA
- a CDS encoding malonate decarboxylase subunit delta yields METRDYTFPAGQPASGRALAGVVGSGDLEVLLQPADDGVTRIVVNTSVDGKGAVWDALLQRVFGGEPLPAATIVINDCGATPGVVRMRIEQAYEELQAGRAA; encoded by the coding sequence ATGGAGACGCGTGACTATACATTCCCCGCCGGGCAGCCGGCGTCGGGGCGCGCGCTGGCCGGCGTCGTCGGTTCGGGCGACCTGGAAGTGCTGCTGCAGCCCGCCGACGATGGCGTGACCCGCATCGTCGTCAACACCTCCGTCGACGGCAAGGGCGCCGTCTGGGATGCGCTCTTGCAGCGCGTATTCGGCGGCGAGCCGCTGCCGGCGGCGACCATCGTCATCAACGATTGCGGCGCCACGCCGGGCGTGGTGCGCATGCGCATCGAGCAAGCCTACGAAGAATTGCAAGCGGGGAGGGCGGCATGA